The following are encoded in a window of Panicum virgatum strain AP13 chromosome 5N, P.virgatum_v5, whole genome shotgun sequence genomic DNA:
- the LOC120673117 gene encoding respiratory burst oxidase homolog protein A-like — protein MRGGSATPAAGAGHHQRWSGSAGTTPRSLSTGSSPRGSDRSSDDGEELVEVTLDLQEDDTIILRSVEPAAAAAAAAGASRLPLGARGDHAGGGGGGASSSSRSRSPSIRRTSSHRLLQFSQELKEEAMSIARQFSQDLTKRFGRTHSRAEGQGQQQPPQPTSGIESALAARAARRQRAQLDRTRSGAHKALRGLRFISSNKANNAWMEVQANFDRLACDGFLSRADFAECIGMTESKEFALELFDTLSRRRQMQVDKINKEELREIWQQITDNSFDSRLQIFFDMVDKNADGRIGEEEVKEIIMLSASANKLSRLKEQAEEYAALIMEELDPEGLGYIELWQLETLLLQKDTYMNYSQALSYTSQALSQNLAGLRTKSPIRKISTTLSYYLEDNWKRLWVLALWIGIMAGLFTWKFMQYRNRYVFNVMGYCVTTAKGAAETLKLNMAIILLPVCRNTITWLRNTRAARALPFDDNINFHKTIAAAIVVGIILHAGNHLVCDFPRLINSSNDKYAPLGQYFGETKPSYFTLVKGVEGITGVIMVICMVIAFTLATRWFRRSLVKLPKPFDKLTGFNAFWYSHHLFIIVYLALIVHGQCVYLIHVWYRKTTWMYLAVPVCLYVGERVLRFFRSGSYSVRLLKVAIYPGNVLTLQMSKPPAFRYKSGQYMFVQCPAVSPFEWHPFSITSAPGDDYLSIHVRQLGDWTRELKRVFAAACEPPVGGKSGLLRADETTKKVLPKLLIDGPYGSPAQDYSKYDVLLLVGLGIGATPFISILKDLLNNIIKMEEEEDASTDLYPPVGPNRPHIDLGTLMTVTSKPKRVLRTTNAYFYWVTREQGSFDWFKGVMNEIAELDQRNIIEMHNYLTSVYEEGDARSALITMLQALNHAKNGVDIVSGTKVRTHFARPNWKKVLSKIASKHPYAKIGVFYCGAPILAQELNKLCHEFNGKSTTKFEFHKEHF, from the exons ATGAGGGGCGGCTCCGCCACCCCCgcggccggagcgggccaccaccAGCGATGGAGCGGCTCGGCGGGGACGACGCCGCGGTCGCTCAGCACGGGCTCCTCGCCGCGGGGCTCCGACCGCAGCTCCGACGACGGGGAGGAGCTGGTCGAGGTCACGCTCGACCTGCAGGAGGACGACACCATTATCCTGCGGAGCGTcgagccggccgcggcggcggcggcggcggccggggcgtcgAGGCTGCCGCTGGGCGCGCGCGGGGAccatgcgggcggcggcggcggcggcgcgtcgtcgtcgtcgcgctCGCGGTCGCCGTCGATCAGGCGGACCTCGTCGCACCGGCTGCTGCAGTTCTCGCAGGAGCTCAAGGAGGAGGCCATGTCCATCGCGCGCCAGTTCTCGCAGGACCTCACCAAGCGCTTCGGCCGCACCCACAGCCGCGCCGAAGGCcaggggcagcagcagccgccgcagccGACTTCCGGCATCGAGTCCGCCCTCGCCGCACGGGCCGCGAGACGGCAGCGCGCGCAGCTCGACCGCACGCGCTCCGGCGCGCACAAGGCGCTCCGCGGCCTCCGCTTCATCAGCAGCAACAAGGCCAACAACGCCTGGATGGAGGTGCAGGCCAACTTCGACCGCCTCGCCTGCGACGGCTTCCTCTCCCGCGCCGACTTCGCGGAATGCATAG GGATGACGGAATCGAAGGAGTTCGCGCTCGAGCTGTTCGATACAttgagccggcggcggcagatgcAGGTCGACAAAATCAACAAGGAAGAGCTGCGCGAGATCTGGCAGCAAATCACGGATAACAGCTTCGACTCCCGCCTCCAGATCTTTTTTGACAT GGTGGATAAGAACGCGGACGGTCGGATCGGAGAGGAGGAGGTGAAAGAG ATTATCATGTTAAGCGCATCTGCCAACAAGCTGTCCAGGCTTAAGGAACAGGCTGAAGAGTACGCTGCCCTGATCATGGAAGAGCTTGATCCCGAAGGACTTGGCTACATTGAG CTGTGGCAGTTGGAGACACTTCTATTGCAGAAGGATACCTACATGAACTACAGTCAGGCGCTAAGTTACACAAGCCAAGCACTAAGCCAGAACCTAGCAGGCTTAAGGACAAAGAGTCCAATTCGCAAAATAAGTACCACATTGAGTTACTACTTGGAGGATAATTGGAAACGCCTGTGGGTGCTTGCATTGTGGATCGGGATAATGGCCGGACTGTTCACTTGGAAGTTCATGCAGTATCGCAACAGGTATGTGTTTAATGTGATGGGCTACTGCGTGACAACTGCAAAAGGTGCTGCTGAAACCCTGAAGCTGAACATGGCAATTATCCTCCTGCCAGTCTGCCGCAACACCATTACTTGGTTGAGAAATACAAGAGCTGCACGGGCATTACCATTTGATGATAATATAAATTTCCACAAG ACTATTGCAGCGGCAATTGTTGTCGGTATAATCCTCCATGCTGGGAACCACCTTGTATGTGATTTTCCACGGCTTATAAATTCATCAAATGATAAGTATGCTCCTCTGGGCCAATATTTTGGGGAAACAAAGCCATCATATTTTACATTGGTCAAAGGAGTGGAGGGCATCACAGGTGTAATTATGGTTATCTGCATGGTTATAGCTTTCACTTTAGCAACACGGTGGTTCCGCCGTAGCTTGGTGAAGCTTCCAAAACCATTTGACAAACTGACTGGCTTTAATGCCTTCTGGTACTCTCATCACTTGTTCATTATTGTGTATCTGGCGCTCATTGTACATGGCCAGTGCGTGTACCTCATCCATGTCTGGTACAGAAAAACG ACATGGATGTATCTGGCGGTGcctgtttgcttgtatgtaggGGAAAGGGTGCTGAGGTTCTTCAGGTCTGGCAGTTATTCTGTCAGGTTATTGAAG GTGGCCATATATCCTGGTAATGTCTTGACACTGCAAATGTCCAAGCCTCCTGCTTTCCGGTACAAGAGTGGGCAATATATGTTTGTTCAATGTCCAGCAGTGTCACCCTTTGAATG GCATCCTTTCTCAATTACTTCAGCGCCCGGAGATGATTATCTCAGCATTCACGTTAGACAACTTGGTGACTGGACACGAGAGCTCAAGAGGGTATTTGCAGCTGCTTGCGAACCCCCAGTGGGTGGTAAAAGCGGCCTTCTTAGAGCAGACGAGACAACCAAGAAAGT CTTACCAAAGCTTCTGATTGATGGGCCTTATGGCTCTCCTGCTCAGGATTACAGCAAGTATGATGTTCTTCTACTTGTTGGATTAGGAATTGGTGCAACTCCTTTTATCAGCATACTGAAAGATCTGCTTAACAATATCATCAAaatggaggaagaggag GATGCTTCCACCGACCTTTATCCACCAGTTGGTCCAAATAGACCGCACATTGATCTGGGCACACTTATGACAGTTACCTCAAAACCAAAGAGGGTTTTAAGGACCACAAATGCTTACTTTTATTGGGTTACGCGTGAGCAAGGTTCTTTTGATTGGTTCAAAGGAGTCATGAATGAGATTGCTGAATTGGACCAAAGG AATATCATTGAGATGCACAACTATCTCACGAGTGTTTATGAGGAAGGGGATGCTCGGTCAGCGCTCATCACCATGCTTCAAGCTCTGAACCATGCCAAGAATGGTGTTGACATTGTCTCTGGAACTAAA GTCCGGACGCACTTTGCAAGGCCAAATTGGAAAAAGGTCCTATCTAAAATTGCCTCCAAGCATCCATATGCCAAGATAG GTGTATTCTACTGTGGAGCTCCAATTCTTGCACAAGAACTAAACAAGCTGTGCCATGAATTCAATGGGAAAAGCACAACGAAATTCGAGTTCCACAAGGAGCATTTCTAA
- the LOC120674957 gene encoding UDP-glycosyltransferase 88F4-like, which yields MAFAFADTAQLEGLALHSATTTTTFALADTARLEGLTLHFGDDYYGLHPRRHSSGLVVKSLAPQVEVLGHRATGAFMTHCGWNSTLEGIMAGLPLLCWPLYAEQRLNKVLIVEEMKLGVVLRGYDDEVVKAEEVEAKVRWVMESGGGRALRERATAEKRSAVKALSEGGSSRAAFVEFLNSL from the exons ATGGCCTTCGCCTTCGCCGACACAGCtcagctcgaggggctcgccctccactCGGCGACGACTACTAcgaccttcgccctcgccgacacagctcggctcgaggggctcaccCTTCACTTCGGCGACGACTACTACGGCCTTCACCCTCGCCGACACAGCTCG GGGCTCGTCGTCAAGTCCTTGGCGCCGCAGGTGGAGGTGCTCGGCCACAGGGCGACCGGTGCCTTCATGACccactgcgggtggaactcgacCCTAGAAGGGATCATGGCGGGGCTGCCGCTGCTGTGTTGGCCATTGTACGCGGAGCAGAGGTTGAACAAGGTGCTCATCGTGGAAGAGATGAAGCTTGGAGTGGTGCTGAGGGGCTACGACGATGAGGTAGTgaaggcggaggaggtggaggcgaaGGTCAGGTGGGTCATGGAATCCGGGGGAGGAAGGGCCCTTCGGGAGcgagccacggcggagaagcGCAGTGCGGTCAAAGCTTTGAGCGAAGGAGGCTCATCTCGTGCTGCTTTTGTTGAATTCCTGAATAGTTTGTAA
- the LOC120674171 gene encoding anthocyanidin 5,3-O-glucosyltransferase-like yields MTKRSVVLYPGLGVGHLTPMIELAKVFLHHGAAVTVALVEPPTKSPDFSAVVARAAASNPSVTFHVLPPPAPADPPGSEGGTSSAHHIVVMFDHLKAMVPPLRDFLRSLPAVDALVLDMFCGDALDVAAELKLPVFYFYASGAGDLAVFLNLGRMATSTGFAEHGDSIVSFPGAPPLKASDLPKEISEGSPEAKPILGSLYRLAEADGILVNTFESLETRAVRALREGLCVPDRSTPPVYCIGPLVSGGGEKEHECLRWLDKQPENSVVFLSFGSMGTFPKQQLEEIAIGLEKSGQRFLWVVRSPRNPEDMLRPLPEPDLDALLPEGFLGRTKDTGLVLKSWAPQVDVLRHRATGAFVTHCGWNSTLEGITAGLPLLCWPLYAEQRTNKVFIVEEMKLGVVMKGYDEELVKAEEVETKVRWVMESEGGQALKKRVAEAKGRAIEAIEEGGSSHAAFVEFLKDLDNVSLP; encoded by the coding sequence ATGACGAAGAGGAGCGTGGTTCTGTACCCAGGCCTCGGCGTCGGCCACCTCACGCCGATGATCGAGCTGGCCAAGGTGTTCCTCCACCACGGCGCCGCCGTCACCGTCGCGCTCGTCGAGCCGCCCACCAAGTCCCCCGACTTCTCCGCGGTGGTCGCCCGTGCCGCGGCCTCCAACCCGTCCGTCACCTTCCACGTCCTCCCGCCGCCAGCTCCGGCTGACCCTCCCGGCTCCGAAGGCGGCACGTCATCAGCGCACCACATCGTCGTCATGTTCGACCACCTCAAAGCCATGgtcccgccgctccgcgactTCCTCCGCTCGCTGCCCGCCGTCGACGCGCTCGTCCTCGACATGTTCTGCGGCGACGccctcgacgtcgccgccgagcTCAAGCTGCCCGTCTTCTACTTCTACGCCTCGGGCGCCGGCGACCTGGCCGTCTTCCTCAACCTGGGTCGCATGGCCACGAGCACGGGTTTCGCGGAGCACGGCGACTCCATCGTCTCGTTTCCCGGCGCGCCTCCGCTCAAAGCTTCGGATTTGCCCAAAGAGATCTCGGAGGGCAGCCCTGAAGCGAAGCCCATCCTCGGCTCGCTCTACCGGCTAGCGGAGGCCGACGGGATCCTCGTCAACACCTTCGAGTCGCTGGAGACGCGGGCGGTGCGCGCTCTGAGGGAGGGTCTGTGCGTTCCCGACCGTTCCACGCCGCCGGTCTACTGCATCGGGCCGTTGGTATCGGGAGGCGGAGAGAAGGAGCACGAGTGCCTCCGGTGGCTGGACAAGCAGCCAGAAAACAGCGTCGTGTTCCTCTCCTTCGGGAGCATGGGCACGTTCCCGAAGCAGCAGCTCGAGGAGATCGCCATTGGATTGGAGAAGTCAGGGCAGAGGTTTCTATGGGTGGTGCGGAGCCCGCGAAACCCCGAGGACATGCTTCGCCCACTCCCGGAACCGGACCTCGACGCCCTTCTGCCGGAGGGATTCTTGGGGAGGACCAAGGACACCGGGCTCGTGCTCAAGTCTTGGGCGCCACAGGTGGATGTGCTACGTCACAGAGCCACCGGTGCGTTTGTTACAcactgcgggtggaactcgacACTGGAAGGCATCACAGCGGGGCTGCCCTTGCTGTGCTGGCCATTGTATGCAGAGCAGAGAACGAACAAGGTGTTCATCGTGGAGGAGATGAAGCTTGGGGTGGTGATGAAGGGCTACGATGAGGAGTTGGTgaaggcggaggaggtggagacgAAGGTTAGGTGGGTGATGGAGTCTGAAGGTGGGCAAGCGCTCAAAAAGAGGGTGGCAGAGGCGAAAGGTAGAGCGATCGAAGCAATCGAAGAAGGGGGCTCATCTCATGCTGCTTTTGTTGAATTCTTGAAGGATCTCGATAACGTGAGCTTGCCTTAG